Proteins encoded together in one Acidobacteriota bacterium window:
- a CDS encoding protein kinase produces MIGTVVGNYEVVAQAGYGGMGVVYEARHTRLGSRAAIKAVLDDDATSEDSRRRLQKEAQLAASVTHPYVCRVFDVAEHDSQLYLVMEYVTGTTLSKRIRERSLSDDDKLRVTAELAEALSAIHDAELVHGDLKPSNVMVGDDGHIKVMDFGLARRAEITISREVERSQVSTQSDRPPGGTLPYMAPELMHGATPTAVSDLWALGVVAHEVWTGEHPFHGPTVASTTARVIGPEPTEASLHTSLAGHPWQRTLARCLRRESVERPQSARQLLQEVHHTAVPSQETRKTAPRVLAGVALAVLVVAAVAWVLLSGSGDDVGNVVAVIPTTSDGEARMLAMATSGYLANFEDAHVMPFDRIRPLLAQLGAGSRGDQTTFRQSLGAAAVIAVDLEGEGSPRVATFRIDDGDETVLTVQGASLFSLARQASIELSAHFGFGDASDDGAVFTEIESAIRDFGQAQEHRRNLRYRDALASLDDAIDADPDFLEARLLRARTHDAIGLAADARREVTELHDSLEAHGRSRDGRFGRFVTALYLYLTLSGEEAVVELESLCDADPSDLEACTVLLSALEARGLYEQSLERTDRLLERYPLDLRLRLDRITTLADLKRYADALADADRLEETGRLLSLHAMDGFLIEKRAYTTYRRGDYEEALALYEDARVAYERSGLALLAYGPLKSSGDARIQLWQLDRAREDLLEALPLVREAGDFHTEARILNSLGSVNLRLRRLDDALADYAASDEIAKRIDSFRYRYSANLNAASGYVKLGDLDRARRQIELTRGLLEQSDLDPSQPDVLLRESDLARGEGRLDDAIAILDLEEGFPRAPHELSRLQRLVALTLETGADASEVAARAIDAARAIDNPARLAYTLDLAAIAAARVGSAREGSERAAESRALLAANPHGPIHVMTREWASAELLAAEGRWADVVALSVTPPTPGRESFETWRVRIRALQQLGRFDEARERRDTLAASPWVTDYERSQLREEA; encoded by the coding sequence TCGCCCAGGCCGGCTACGGCGGGATGGGCGTCGTCTACGAGGCGCGCCACACCCGCCTCGGCTCGCGCGCCGCCATCAAGGCGGTGCTCGACGACGACGCGACGAGCGAGGACTCGCGTCGCCGCCTCCAGAAAGAGGCCCAGCTCGCCGCCTCGGTCACGCACCCGTACGTCTGTCGAGTCTTCGACGTCGCCGAGCACGACTCGCAACTCTACCTCGTCATGGAGTACGTCACCGGCACGACGCTCTCGAAAAGGATCCGCGAACGATCGCTGAGCGACGACGACAAGCTGCGCGTCACAGCCGAGCTCGCCGAGGCGCTGTCGGCGATCCACGACGCCGAACTGGTCCACGGCGACCTCAAGCCGTCGAACGTGATGGTCGGCGACGACGGGCACATCAAGGTGATGGACTTCGGGCTCGCGCGGCGTGCCGAGATCACGATCTCGCGCGAGGTCGAGCGCAGCCAGGTCTCGACCCAGTCCGACCGGCCGCCCGGCGGAACGTTGCCGTACATGGCGCCCGAGTTGATGCACGGCGCGACGCCGACCGCCGTCAGCGACCTGTGGGCGCTGGGCGTCGTCGCGCACGAGGTGTGGACGGGCGAGCATCCGTTCCACGGGCCGACGGTGGCGTCGACGACCGCGCGCGTCATCGGTCCCGAGCCGACCGAGGCGTCGCTCCACACGTCGCTCGCCGGGCATCCGTGGCAGCGGACGCTCGCACGCTGCCTGCGTCGCGAGTCGGTCGAACGGCCGCAGTCGGCACGACAGCTCCTACAAGAAGTGCACCACACCGCGGTGCCGTCGCAGGAGACACGGAAGACCGCACCGCGCGTCCTGGCGGGGGTCGCGCTGGCGGTCCTGGTCGTCGCCGCGGTCGCGTGGGTGCTGCTCTCCGGCAGCGGCGACGACGTCGGCAACGTCGTCGCCGTGATCCCGACGACGAGCGACGGCGAGGCGCGCATGCTCGCGATGGCGACCTCGGGCTACCTCGCGAACTTCGAGGACGCGCACGTGATGCCGTTCGATCGCATCCGGCCGCTGCTGGCACAGCTCGGCGCCGGCAGTCGCGGCGACCAAACGACGTTCCGGCAGTCGCTCGGCGCGGCCGCGGTGATCGCGGTCGACCTGGAAGGGGAGGGCTCGCCCCGGGTGGCGACGTTCCGAATCGACGACGGCGACGAGACTGTCCTCACGGTGCAGGGAGCGAGCCTGTTCTCGCTCGCGCGGCAGGCCAGCATCGAGCTATCCGCGCACTTCGGATTCGGCGATGCGAGCGACGACGGCGCGGTCTTCACCGAGATCGAGAGCGCGATCCGCGACTTCGGGCAGGCGCAGGAGCACCGCCGCAACCTGCGCTACCGCGACGCGCTCGCATCCCTCGACGACGCGATCGACGCCGACCCCGACTTCCTCGAGGCGCGGCTGCTGCGGGCGCGGACGCACGACGCGATCGGCCTGGCCGCCGACGCCCGTCGCGAGGTCACCGAGCTGCACGACTCCCTCGAAGCTCACGGCCGCTCGCGCGACGGTCGCTTCGGCCGCTTCGTCACGGCGCTCTACCTCTACCTGACGCTTTCGGGCGAGGAGGCGGTCGTCGAGCTCGAGAGCCTGTGCGACGCGGATCCGTCGGATCTCGAGGCGTGCACGGTGTTGCTCTCGGCGCTCGAGGCGCGCGGGCTTTACGAGCAGTCGCTCGAGCGTACCGACCGGCTGCTCGAGCGCTATCCGCTCGACCTGCGGCTGCGGCTCGACCGGATCACGACGCTCGCCGACCTGAAGCGCTACGCCGACGCCCTCGCCGACGCCGACCGATTGGAAGAGACCGGCCGCCTGCTGTCGCTGCACGCGATGGACGGATTCCTGATCGAGAAGCGCGCCTACACGACCTACCGCAGGGGCGACTACGAGGAGGCGCTCGCGCTCTACGAGGACGCGCGCGTCGCGTACGAGCGCTCCGGCCTGGCGTTGCTGGCGTACGGGCCGCTCAAGTCGAGCGGCGACGCGAGGATCCAGCTCTGGCAACTCGACCGGGCGCGTGAGGACCTGCTCGAGGCGCTGCCGCTCGTGCGCGAGGCGGGCGATTTCCACACCGAGGCGCGCATCCTCAACAGCCTCGGCTCGGTCAACCTGCGCCTGCGCCGGCTCGACGACGCGCTCGCCGACTACGCCGCCTCGGACGAGATCGCGAAACGGATCGACAGCTTTCGTTATCGTTACTCGGCCAACCTCAACGCCGCATCCGGCTACGTCAAGCTCGGCGACCTCGACCGCGCCCGACGACAGATCGAGCTGACCCGGGGGCTGCTCGAACAATCGGACCTCGACCCGAGCCAGCCGGATGTACTGCTGCGCGAGTCCGACCTCGCGCGCGGCGAGGGTCGGCTCGACGACGCGATCGCGATCCTTGATCTCGAAGAGGGCTTCCCGCGAGCGCCGCACGAGCTGTCGCGGCTGCAGCGTCTGGTCGCCCTGACGCTCGAGACCGGTGCCGACGCGTCGGAGGTTGCCGCGCGCGCAATCGACGCGGCGCGCGCGATCGACAACCCGGCCCGGCTGGCCTACACGCTCGACCTGGCCGCGATCGCGGCCGCGCGGGTGGGGAGCGCGCGCGAGGGGAGCGAACGGGCCGCGGAGTCCCGCGCGCTGCTCGCCGCAAATCCGCACGGACCGATCCACGTCATGACCCGCGAGTGGGCGTCCGCCGAATTGCTCGCCGCCGAGGGGCGATGGGCGGACGTCGTCGCGCTGTCGGTCACCCCGCCGACCCCCGGAAGAGAGAGTTTCGAAACCTGGCGCGTCCGCATCCGGGCGCTGCAGCAGCTCGGCCGCTTCGACGAAGCCCGGGAACGCCGCGACACCCTCGCGGCGTCTCCCTGGGTGACCGATTACGAGCGGTCGCAACTGCGAGAGGAGGCGTGA
- a CDS encoding S8 family serine peptidase, which produces MNDMANVADGIRRPDRIAVLLLAVAVAVIPACKGEPPDAPSGTSPKYVATKILDGPDDEVIEVFVRVPDDTTSDEQRRMSSGPGGRKSSAVQDLDLKAEDVDDSYHYRIADLVYVRAKRGHLKTLVDEKKVSVRHVIHVPRLVFGPLPGAAEPHASEGPDVITGVDAVVVDSEEATIEDHLTQANVPGAWDLEVNGNGVVVGIIDTGAKANHHTFSSNYRGYDPDGLDHDYNWADFADEPSATPADAKGHGTKVTGVVVGGGCTSKYLDSTVGVAPGAQWIACRAAKELSGDMIGADQYFKCLEWMWSPTLDGEPNPTMSPDVIQFSGHFDEMDKDLAVEVEVMHQNLEDAGIVFVHSVGNIDVECPTLDLCDAFDAPPSSLDQALTVGAVDEEGRWFKSLCSAQATPSKPDLVAPGKSVRTAFRGPADEDGTCGGVSGTSLAAPIVSGVVALMLDANPCLKDHPAEVRALLRDAVGVKSTGPDCSDAVSPDRLFGNGEVNAESAVASAKAFNCPPDAEEVVD; this is translated from the coding sequence ATGAACGACATGGCGAACGTCGCAGACGGAATCCGACGACCGGACCGCATCGCGGTGCTGCTGCTCGCGGTGGCGGTGGCCGTGATACCGGCGTGCAAGGGCGAGCCGCCGGACGCGCCGTCGGGTACGTCGCCGAAATACGTTGCCACCAAGATCCTCGACGGCCCCGACGACGAGGTGATCGAGGTGTTCGTGCGCGTTCCCGACGACACGACGAGCGACGAACAGCGAAGGATGTCGAGCGGCCCCGGTGGGCGCAAGAGCTCGGCGGTCCAGGATCTGGACCTCAAGGCCGAGGACGTCGACGACTCGTACCACTACCGCATCGCGGATCTGGTCTACGTGCGGGCCAAAAGGGGACACCTGAAGACGCTGGTCGACGAGAAGAAGGTCTCGGTGCGCCACGTGATCCATGTACCGCGCCTCGTTTTCGGGCCCCTCCCCGGCGCCGCCGAACCGCACGCGAGCGAGGGGCCCGACGTCATCACGGGCGTCGACGCCGTCGTGGTCGATTCAGAGGAGGCGACGATCGAGGACCACCTGACCCAGGCGAACGTTCCCGGAGCATGGGACCTGGAAGTCAACGGGAACGGAGTGGTCGTCGGCATCATCGATACCGGGGCGAAGGCGAACCACCACACGTTCTCCTCGAACTACCGTGGCTACGATCCCGACGGACTCGATCACGACTACAACTGGGCCGACTTTGCCGACGAGCCGAGCGCGACACCAGCCGACGCCAAGGGCCACGGGACCAAGGTGACCGGCGTCGTCGTCGGCGGAGGCTGCACGTCGAAGTATCTCGACTCCACGGTCGGGGTCGCACCCGGCGCGCAGTGGATCGCGTGTCGGGCCGCGAAGGAACTCTCCGGGGACATGATCGGCGCCGACCAGTACTTCAAGTGCCTCGAGTGGATGTGGAGCCCGACGTTGGACGGCGAACCGAACCCCACGATGAGTCCCGACGTGATCCAGTTCTCCGGGCACTTCGACGAGATGGACAAGGACCTCGCGGTCGAGGTCGAGGTGATGCATCAGAACCTGGAGGACGCGGGGATCGTCTTCGTCCACAGCGTCGGCAACATCGACGTCGAGTGCCCGACCCTGGATCTGTGCGACGCCTTCGACGCCCCACCGAGTTCGCTCGATCAGGCGCTGACGGTCGGCGCGGTCGACGAGGAGGGCAGGTGGTTCAAGAGTCTGTGCTCTGCCCAGGCGACGCCCTCGAAGCCCGACCTGGTCGCCCCCGGCAAGAGCGTGCGGACGGCGTTCCGCGGTCCGGCCGACGAGGACGGGACGTGTGGTGGGGTGAGCGGCACCAGCCTCGCCGCGCCGATCGTCAGCGGCGTGGTCGCGCTGATGCTCGACGCAAATCCCTGCCTGAAGGACCACCCCGCCGAGGTTCGTGCGCTCCTACGGGACGCCGTCGGGGTCAAGTCGACCGGGCCGGACTGCAGCGACGCCGTCAGCCCCGATCGCCTGTTCGGAAACGGTGAGGTCAACGCGGAGTCCGCCGTCGCGAGCGCGAAGGCCTTCAACTGTCCGCCGGACGCCGAGGAGGTCGTGGACTAG
- a CDS encoding serine/threonine-protein kinase, whose product MDDDKPATGDQHPTEAEDTAQVSLTDPARSRCVGPYRVLQKLGEGGMGEVWLAEQTEPVRRRVALKIIKRGMDTNQVIARFEAERQALALMDHPCVARVFDAGSTANGRPFFAMEYIKGVPITEHCDRQKLNTPERLELFQRVCEGVQHAHQKAIIHRDLKPSNVLVTESGGERTPKIIDFGVAKATGQRLTEKTLFTELGVLIGTPEYMSPEQAEMTGEDVDTRTDVYSLGVMLYELLTGALPFDSKELREAGFEGIRSKIREEEPSRPSTRVSTLGDRATESAKRRKTDPSTLQRLLRGDLDWIVMKSLEKDRARRYGSTSELAADLERHLKHQPVLAGPPSMAYWVGKFLRRHRVGVAAAAVLTLGLVAGVIGTTLGLVRAKRAAETSERVSEFLTQTLGTVDPYRLGIALRQDFAERIRESAEGRGLSTEEVSARLDALVGVNTTDAGLRLIEDEILARAGERIDDAFAGDPLLAARLEHSLGLTYKSLDMLEAAERHSRRAVEIRERELGRDDPVTLRSMNNLANVYVSLRRRDEAIALTLETFETRKRVLGEEHPDTLISMHNLGNVYQRQGRLDDAETLLLNTLGARRRVLGGEHELTLSTMNLLGILYDKQRRFDEAEEIYRDTLDARRRTLGDRHRDTLQSIHNLALRYQRSLKPGAEPLYVEAIETGREVLGSEHPSTLISMQNLVNLYVRQKRYEKARRLATLWLTAQKRRAEASLDAEPSNYFAWHALTCQPEDLQDPTAALRFAIVANERSNYENPQHLDTLALAYQRTGEAVRAIEIAKKALALIPEGETGRANMEWRLADLYASAGQYDEAESLLLATLRQLVETRSDGDRWTNTARSNLINFYADNGDYEKARPHVLEQLESLRDLASETNDVHVANLYAWMALTCEPADLQDPESALEFALKANEKTGHNNPVYLDTLALAYYRTGDTVKAIETEKKAIALTAEEETATRGEYRQRLVEFEAALDGVE is encoded by the coding sequence GTGGACGACGACAAGCCCGCTACCGGGGACCAACACCCAACCGAGGCGGAGGACACCGCTCAGGTGTCACTGACCGATCCCGCGCGGTCACGATGCGTCGGTCCCTACCGGGTCCTACAGAAACTTGGCGAGGGTGGCATGGGCGAGGTCTGGCTCGCCGAGCAGACCGAGCCGGTGCGCCGCCGCGTCGCGCTGAAGATCATCAAGCGCGGTATGGACACCAACCAGGTCATCGCTCGCTTCGAGGCTGAGCGCCAAGCGCTGGCGCTGATGGACCATCCATGTGTCGCCAGGGTGTTCGATGCGGGGTCCACCGCAAACGGCCGCCCGTTCTTCGCGATGGAATACATCAAGGGAGTGCCGATCACTGAGCATTGCGACCGCCAGAAGCTGAACACGCCCGAGCGGCTGGAGTTGTTCCAGCGGGTCTGTGAAGGTGTGCAGCACGCCCACCAGAAAGCGATCATCCACCGGGATTTGAAACCCTCCAATGTCCTGGTGACGGAGAGCGGAGGTGAGCGCACTCCGAAGATCATTGACTTCGGTGTGGCCAAGGCAACGGGGCAGCGTCTGACCGAGAAGACGCTATTCACGGAACTCGGCGTGTTGATCGGGACGCCGGAGTACATGAGCCCCGAACAGGCCGAGATGACCGGCGAAGACGTGGATACGCGGACCGACGTGTATTCGCTGGGAGTAATGCTGTACGAGCTGCTCACCGGAGCGCTGCCGTTCGACTCGAAGGAGCTACGAGAGGCGGGCTTCGAGGGCATCCGGTCCAAGATCCGCGAGGAAGAGCCGTCACGGCCGTCGACCCGTGTTTCGACACTGGGCGACCGGGCCACGGAGTCGGCGAAGCGCCGCAAGACGGATCCTTCAACTCTCCAGCGTCTTCTCCGCGGCGATCTGGATTGGATCGTGATGAAGTCGTTGGAGAAGGATCGGGCGCGGCGCTACGGATCGACGTCGGAACTTGCCGCCGACCTCGAGCGGCACCTGAAGCACCAGCCGGTGCTGGCCGGCCCGCCGTCGATGGCCTACTGGGTCGGAAAGTTCTTGCGTAGGCACCGGGTGGGAGTGGCAGCCGCGGCAGTCCTGACCCTGGGCCTGGTCGCCGGCGTCATCGGCACGACGCTGGGGTTGGTACGCGCGAAGCGTGCTGCTGAAACGTCGGAACGTGTTTCCGAGTTCTTGACGCAAACGCTCGGCACGGTCGATCCATACCGTCTGGGAATTGCTCTACGTCAGGACTTTGCCGAGCGGATAAGGGAATCCGCTGAGGGGCGAGGGCTCTCGACGGAGGAGGTCTCTGCGAGACTCGACGCCCTGGTCGGGGTGAATACGACAGATGCCGGCCTGCGCCTCATCGAGGATGAGATTCTGGCCCGAGCGGGCGAGCGAATCGATGACGCGTTCGCGGGTGATCCGCTCCTCGCTGCTCGCCTCGAACACTCACTTGGCCTCACCTACAAGAGCCTCGATATGCTCGAGGCTGCCGAGCGGCACTCGAGGCGCGCCGTGGAGATCCGCGAGCGTGAGCTTGGCAGAGACGATCCGGTGACTCTTCGTTCGATGAACAATCTGGCCAATGTTTACGTCAGTTTGCGGCGCCGCGACGAGGCGATTGCACTCACTCTCGAGACGTTTGAGACTCGCAAGCGCGTCCTCGGTGAAGAACACCCGGACACACTGATCTCCATGCACAACCTCGGCAATGTCTACCAGCGCCAGGGACGCCTCGACGACGCTGAGACGCTCCTTCTGAACACTCTCGGGGCGCGCAGGCGCGTGCTCGGCGGCGAGCACGAGTTGACTCTCTCCACGATGAACCTCCTGGGCATTTTGTACGACAAACAACGGCGGTTTGACGAAGCTGAAGAAATTTATCGGGACACTCTCGACGCTCGCAGGCGAACGTTGGGGGATCGGCATCGGGATACGCTGCAGTCCATTCACAACCTGGCCCTCAGATACCAGAGAAGCCTCAAACCGGGCGCAGAGCCACTGTACGTGGAAGCGATCGAAACGGGCCGTGAGGTCTTGGGGTCCGAACATCCCTCAACGCTGATTTCCATGCAGAACCTGGTGAATCTCTACGTACGGCAAAAGCGGTACGAGAAAGCCCGACGCCTGGCGACCCTCTGGCTGACCGCTCAGAAGAGGCGAGCCGAGGCTTCACTCGACGCGGAACCAAGCAACTATTTTGCCTGGCATGCGCTAACTTGCCAGCCGGAGGATCTTCAGGACCCCACCGCGGCATTGCGGTTCGCGATCGTGGCTAACGAGAGAAGCAACTACGAGAACCCGCAACACCTGGACACGCTCGCGCTGGCCTATCAACGTACGGGGGAGGCAGTCAGGGCGATCGAAATTGCGAAAAAGGCGCTCGCGCTTATCCCCGAGGGAGAAACGGGGCGGGCAAATATGGAGTGGCGCTTGGCCGACCTGTATGCATCCGCCGGCCAGTATGACGAAGCGGAATCGCTTCTCCTGGCGACCCTTCGACAACTCGTGGAGACTCGCAGCGATGGGGATCGGTGGACGAACACGGCGAGGTCGAACCTGATCAACTTCTACGCGGACAACGGCGATTACGAAAAGGCCCGCCCACACGTACTCGAGCAGCTCGAGTCGCTAAGGGACCTGGCCAGTGAGACCAACGACGTCCATGTGGCCAACCTTTACGCGTGGATGGCGCTGACTTGCGAGCCAGCCGATTTACAGGACCCGGAATCGGCCCTTGAGTTCGCCCTAAAAGCCAACGAGAAGACCGGTCACAACAACCCTGTATACCTCGATACTCTCGCTCTTGCGTATTACCGCACGGGTGACACGGTCAAGGCCATCGAGACCGAGAAGAAGGCGATCGCGTTGACTGCGGAGGAGGAGACGGCGACTCGTGGCGAGTACCGGCAGCGCCTGGTCGAGTTCGAGGCGGCGTTGGACGGCGTGGAGTAG
- a CDS encoding M14 family zinc carboxypeptidase, producing the protein MHFLTTERDVMQRSRQSTRTPIGVGAVLTLLFALLITVSPGSKAAGKGETGPVRATRVELADRPTDLQLFHTMDLDVDAVFENWARLYLTEEEETKLRRMGYALSPLPPSRAVELSTPSQTDETTDRGISSAYHTYDTLTSELNAIATAHPTLTRLTSLGQTASRPPDPIRELWMMKISDNPDAEEDEPEVAFIAAMHGDEVVGKELCIEFIHYLLDNYGTDSRVTNLVDNTEIWILPSMNPDGTEAGERYNYNGFDLNRDFPDWFDDPVNTTAGRQPETFAVMNWVAEQSINLSANFHGGALVVNYPWDSNATASSVYSPTPVPDHDAFYSISRTYAQNNPPMDASSSFADGVTNGAEWYAISGGMQDWGYAWYGKFDVTLEISDIKWPAATELPTFWSENQESMLSYLERAHEGVRGVISDSATGVPVAAEIRVDADPFAVYTDPDLGDYHRIVMPGSYTLEISAPGYYPTSVPIVIAAGPAARYDLGLQPLPSDLQPVSTRVASEPSGNGWIDPGETVELAITLKNLGSLATSIGGRLIPTGWYAELFQAESTYPDMANQAESESYAPHHTIQIDPATPAGHKIGLAVEWSAAQGGGISDPIFVALGGTACDTSVPTDIPQSIIDYQSTISEIPIATGVEIDDLQVFVDITHTFIGDLTLELMSPQGTTVLLHNRTGGGTDDILGSYGLDLTSAESLALLNNESSTGTWKLTVSDGAGGDSGTLNEWNLEICGRPLEAAPPQMLFREVSLEPGGVQLRWWPYPGLNSYRVYRSTDPSSAVAFIDVTAEDPDATDTLFQDGSVAPISYFLVTGVGPQGEGLKGHFGE; encoded by the coding sequence TTGCACTTCCTGACCACCGAACGCGATGTGATGCAGCGAAGCCGTCAAAGCACTCGAACGCCGATCGGTGTCGGAGCCGTTCTCACCCTGCTATTCGCCCTGCTGATTACGGTGTCACCCGGCAGTAAGGCCGCCGGTAAAGGGGAGACCGGGCCGGTCCGGGCGACGCGCGTAGAGTTGGCTGATCGACCTACCGACCTCCAGCTGTTCCATACGATGGACCTCGACGTGGATGCGGTTTTCGAGAATTGGGCACGGCTCTACCTGACCGAGGAAGAAGAGACGAAGTTGCGGCGAATGGGCTACGCCCTCTCCCCGCTCCCGCCATCGAGAGCCGTCGAACTCTCGACTCCTTCCCAGACCGACGAAACGACGGACCGAGGGATCTCATCCGCCTACCATACCTACGACACGCTAACGTCCGAATTGAATGCGATTGCGACGGCACATCCGACCCTGACCCGGCTGACTAGCCTGGGACAGACCGCCTCGCGACCGCCGGATCCGATACGCGAACTCTGGATGATGAAGATCTCGGACAACCCGGACGCTGAAGAAGACGAGCCCGAAGTGGCCTTTATCGCCGCGATGCATGGCGACGAAGTGGTCGGCAAGGAGCTATGCATCGAGTTCATCCATTATCTTCTCGACAACTACGGCACCGATTCTCGCGTGACCAACCTCGTCGACAACACCGAGATCTGGATCCTGCCATCGATGAATCCGGACGGTACCGAAGCGGGCGAGCGATATAACTACAATGGCTTCGACCTGAATCGGGACTTCCCCGACTGGTTTGACGATCCGGTCAATACGACTGCCGGCCGGCAGCCGGAAACTTTCGCCGTGATGAACTGGGTCGCGGAACAAAGCATCAACCTCTCGGCGAACTTTCACGGTGGCGCGCTTGTCGTCAACTATCCCTGGGACAGCAACGCGACCGCGAGCAGTGTGTACAGCCCGACGCCGGTGCCGGACCACGATGCGTTCTACTCAATCTCGAGAACCTACGCCCAGAACAACCCACCGATGGATGCGAGCAGTTCGTTTGCCGACGGCGTTACGAACGGTGCCGAGTGGTATGCGATCTCCGGAGGCATGCAGGACTGGGGTTACGCCTGGTACGGAAAGTTCGACGTCACACTCGAGATCAGCGACATCAAGTGGCCCGCAGCTACCGAACTGCCGACCTTCTGGAGTGAAAACCAGGAATCGATGCTCTCCTATCTCGAGCGAGCGCACGAGGGCGTGCGCGGGGTCATCAGCGATTCCGCGACTGGAGTTCCGGTCGCCGCGGAAATTCGGGTCGACGCCGATCCGTTCGCGGTTTATACCGACCCGGATCTGGGCGACTACCACCGCATCGTGATGCCTGGTAGCTACACGCTGGAGATCTCGGCACCCGGGTACTATCCGACGAGCGTGCCGATCGTGATCGCGGCCGGCCCCGCGGCGCGCTACGATCTGGGACTACAACCGCTTCCTTCCGACCTGCAGCCTGTGTCGACACGAGTCGCAAGCGAGCCGTCGGGCAACGGCTGGATCGACCCCGGGGAGACGGTCGAGCTTGCCATCACACTCAAGAACCTCGGCAGCCTGGCGACGTCGATCGGTGGACGCTTGATCCCGACCGGCTGGTACGCCGAGCTGTTTCAGGCAGAGTCGACTTACCCGGATATGGCGAATCAGGCGGAGTCGGAATCGTACGCGCCACACCACACGATCCAGATCGACCCGGCGACACCGGCGGGACATAAAATCGGTCTCGCCGTGGAGTGGAGTGCTGCACAGGGTGGCGGCATCTCTGATCCGATCTTCGTCGCTCTCGGCGGAACCGCATGCGACACGAGCGTACCGACAGACATACCGCAGTCGATCATCGACTACCAGTCAACGATCAGTGAGATCCCGATTGCGACCGGCGTCGAGATCGACGACCTCCAGGTCTTCGTCGACATCACACACACTTTTATCGGCGACCTGACGCTGGAGCTGATGTCGCCCCAGGGGACCACGGTTCTGCTTCACAATCGCACGGGCGGTGGAACCGACGACATCCTCGGGAGCTACGGTCTCGACTTAACATCGGCCGAGTCGCTGGCGTTGCTCAATAACGAATCCTCGACCGGCACCTGGAAACTCACTGTCAGCGATGGTGCAGGAGGTGACAGTGGCACGCTCAACGAGTGGAACCTTGAGATCTGCGGCCGGCCGCTGGAGGCGGCGCCGCCGCAGATGCTCTTCCGCGAAGTCAGCCTTGAGCCCGGCGGAGTTCAACTGCGCTGGTGGCCCTATCCTGGACTGAATTCCTACCGCGTCTATCGCTCCACCGATCCGAGCTCTGCAGTCGCTTTCATCGATGTCACGGCGGAAGATCCCGATGCGACCGACACCTTGTTCCAGGACGGTTCCGTCGCGCCAATTTCCTACTTCCTGGTGACGGGCGTCGGCCCGCAGGGTGAGGGTTTGAAGGGCCATTTCGGCGAGTAA
- a CDS encoding site-specific integrase yields the protein MARLAINHGVPASTVQQMGNWKSRVMVQRYAHLADEELCKAAAKVANLVDIRNAKKPVQKKKKAGKTGSN from the coding sequence ATGGCCCGTCTGGCAATCAACCACGGAGTCCCGGCGTCGACCGTGCAGCAGATGGGTAACTGGAAGTCGCGGGTCATGGTTCAGCGCTACGCGCACCTCGCCGACGAAGAACTTTGCAAGGCTGCAGCCAAAGTCGCCAATCTGGTCGACATCCGCAACGCCAAGAAACCGGTGCAGAAAAAGAAGAAAGCCGGCAAGACCGGCTCGAACTAA